Proteins encoded together in one Lathyrus oleraceus cultivar Zhongwan6 chromosome 5, CAAS_Psat_ZW6_1.0, whole genome shotgun sequence window:
- the LOC127084077 gene encoding uncharacterized protein LOC127084077, which produces MPTSSSFLRQLSAKETWKSTSSRWSGKNTYNNTSGVTCSDFETNLNQMEGFNINMYGNEESSGMMVRKRVMVVVDGSSHSKHAMIWALTHVVNKGDLFTLLHIVSPQRAHSESYSSAYLVNHLGSLCKDCKPEVEVEALVIQGPKLDTVMSQVKKLEVSILVLGQKKPPSLLSCLCGSSSCSSTEEFVEYCINNAECLTIGVRKRSQGNNGYLISTRWQKNFWLLA; this is translated from the exons ATGCCAACTTCATCTTCATTTTTGAGACAGTTAAGTGCTAAGGAAACTTGGAAATCAACATCCAGCAGGTGGAGTGGAAAAAACACCTACAACAACACTTCGGGAGTGACTTGTAGTGATTTTGAAACTAATCTGAACCAAATGGAAGGGTTTAACATAAACATGTATGGAAATGAAGAGAGTAGTGGCATGATGGTGAGGAAAAGAGTCATGGTTGTTGTGGATGGATCTTCACATTCTAAACATGCTATGATTTGGGCACTTACTCATGTTGTTAATAAGGGTGATTTGTTCACTTTGCTTCACATTGTTTCTCCTCAAAGGGCTCATTCTGAATCTTATTCTTCTGCTTATCTTGTTAATCATCTTGGGTCACTTTGCAAAGATTGCAAGCCAGAG GTGGAAGTGGAAGCACTTGTAATTCAAGGACCAAAACTTGACACAGTGATGAGCCAGGTCAAGAAATTGGAAGTCTCTATCCTGGTACTAGGCCAAAAGAAGCCACCTTCCCTCTTAAGCTG TCTGTGTGGAAGTAGCAGCTGCAGTAGCACAGAAGAGTTTGTGGAGTACTGTATCAATAATGCAGAGTGCTTGACAATAGGAGTAAGGAAGAGAAGCCAGGGCAATAATGGCTACCTTATCAGCACCAGGTGGCAGAAGAACTTCTGGCTTTTGGCTTAG